A part of Lentimicrobiaceae bacterium genomic DNA contains:
- a CDS encoding AtpZ/AtpI family protein, with protein sequence MKQKDSKNKRPLFYYAKYSSLALQMIIIIGIGCFAGIKLDKWLNINFPIFTVSLTLFAVAAAIYIGVKDLL encoded by the coding sequence ATGAAACAAAAGGACAGTAAAAATAAAAGACCCCTTTTTTATTACGCAAAATACTCAAGTTTGGCACTGCAAATGATAATTATTATTGGCATAGGATGCTTTGCAGGAATAAAATTAGACAAGTGGCTTAATATAAACTTCCCGATATTTACCGTAAGCCTAACTCTTTTTGCAGTTGCAGCTGCCATATACATTGGCGTTAAAGATTTATTGTAA
- a CDS encoding tetratricopeptide repeat protein, translating to MKRQKLHNIYLLVVVALFISGCSTKKNTTFTRAYHNLTTHYNVYWNGEESFKEGKKVLNDNILENYNLVLPVYYYGSADAARKIYPQMERAIEKGQKAIPKHSLYFDGKEYNKWIDDCYLLIARAQFYKQDYANTLKTLDYIITQFPNSEAGFVSQLWKAKVFIEQKKYDETVMQLNLIETELLKGKQRFKIQRQIPLVFADFYLKTESYDLAKVYLREALQVNRRGKMAARLNFISGQIAQNEKKYAEATKFYQKVVKSSAPYEMIFNARINMAQSFDKSTGNFANLEKQLKKMLKDVKNKDYRDQIYHALAELSITNKSHDSLIIDYLRKSVAASVKNNYQKSASALQLADIYFAKENYTESALYYDTALQSLPKEHPNYKEISVKTHTLTELVENLKIVQHEDSLQRIAKLPEKERDAIIAKIIEKYKADERRRQEEEERIRIENEMMRSIPDLGNRAGIDVTGQSGSSWYFYNPSALSMGFSEFTRKWGRRKLEDNWRLTNKDVLVSFDSEIGVGSEPIEGDSISKERGKTAQVSTDPLNPETYLAQLPNTPEKLEISNNKIAKATINLGYIYKDGLDDIDNSVASFENYIERFPEKEDLLTIYYQLYLIGIETKNDELIRKYRSLVLRNYPDSDYAEIIRNPDYNKELLAKKNKENLLYQDAFRAYEAKQYKLLELYTNQGLVNSDNPDLTPRFMYLNAVAKGELQSVDSLIASFENLVKKYPTHPVAQLARETLEIHKGPQTATTAPETSSTTQPSVAQSGSLLQPAFGSTADTTVPKIYKVNLEQTHFYIIIADENVVNINALKNRVSDFNTKSFSKSSLTINSIVIDGGYHMVTVTSFRNSKAAMDYYHAIGQDDYVMGMLNNTNNLKLVISMENYPIFYREKQYNGYMNFFKKYYKP from the coding sequence TTGAAAAGACAAAAACTACATAACATATACCTACTTGTTGTAGTAGCACTATTTATTTCAGGTTGTTCGACCAAAAAAAACACTACTTTTACAAGAGCATATCATAACCTAACCACCCATTATAATGTATATTGGAACGGCGAAGAGAGCTTTAAAGAAGGTAAAAAAGTGCTGAACGATAATATTTTGGAGAATTACAACTTGGTTTTACCTGTTTATTACTACGGCAGTGCCGATGCAGCTCGAAAAATATATCCGCAAATGGAGAGAGCCATTGAAAAAGGACAAAAAGCAATTCCAAAACACTCGCTTTACTTCGATGGCAAAGAGTACAACAAATGGATAGACGATTGCTATTTGCTGATAGCCAGAGCGCAATTTTACAAGCAAGATTACGCTAATACGCTAAAAACTTTAGATTACATCATTACTCAGTTTCCGAATAGCGAAGCAGGATTTGTTTCCCAATTATGGAAAGCAAAAGTTTTTATTGAGCAAAAAAAATACGATGAAACCGTAATGCAGCTTAATCTTATTGAAACAGAATTGCTTAAAGGCAAGCAGCGCTTTAAAATACAAAGACAAATACCCCTTGTGTTTGCCGATTTTTATTTGAAAACCGAAAGCTACGATTTGGCAAAAGTTTATCTGAGAGAGGCTCTACAAGTCAACCGTAGGGGTAAAATGGCGGCACGACTTAATTTCATTAGCGGACAAATTGCTCAAAATGAAAAAAAATACGCCGAAGCCACAAAGTTTTATCAAAAAGTTGTAAAAAGTTCGGCACCTTACGAAATGATTTTTAATGCTCGCATCAATATGGCACAGTCTTTCGATAAATCTACCGGAAACTTTGCCAATTTGGAAAAACAGCTTAAAAAGATGCTCAAAGATGTGAAAAACAAGGACTATAGAGACCAAATATATCACGCACTTGCCGAACTTTCGATAACAAATAAATCGCACGACTCTCTGATTATTGACTATTTGCGAAAATCGGTTGCTGCCAGCGTTAAAAACAATTACCAAAAATCGGCTTCGGCATTACAACTTGCCGACATTTACTTTGCAAAAGAAAATTATACCGAATCGGCTTTATACTACGATACAGCCCTACAATCGCTACCAAAAGAGCACCCAAACTATAAGGAAATCAGTGTAAAAACTCATACGCTTACCGAGTTGGTTGAAAATCTGAAAATTGTTCAGCACGAAGACAGCTTGCAAAGAATTGCCAAACTTCCCGAAAAAGAAAGAGACGCAATTATTGCAAAAATTATAGAAAAATACAAGGCAGATGAACGTCGCAGACAGGAAGAAGAAGAAAGAATTAGAATTGAAAACGAAATGATGCGTAGCATTCCCGACCTTGGCAACCGCGCAGGCATTGATGTTACGGGACAAAGCGGAAGCTCATGGTATTTTTACAATCCTTCGGCTCTAAGTATGGGCTTTTCGGAATTTACACGCAAATGGGGAAGACGAAAGTTGGAAGATAATTGGCGACTTACAAATAAAGACGTTTTAGTTTCGTTTGACAGCGAAATCGGCGTTGGTAGTGAGCCCATAGAAGGCGACTCGATAAGCAAGGAACGTGGCAAAACCGCTCAGGTTTCCACCGATCCGCTTAATCCCGAAACATATTTGGCTCAACTGCCTAATACGCCCGAAAAATTAGAAATCTCCAACAATAAAATAGCTAAAGCTACTATAAATTTAGGATATATATATAAAGACGGTTTGGACGATATAGACAACTCGGTAGCATCGTTTGAAAACTACATAGAACGTTTTCCCGAAAAAGAAGACCTGCTTACAATATACTATCAGCTGTACTTAATCGGTATAGAAACTAAAAACGACGAGCTAATAAGAAAGTACAGAAGTTTGGTTTTGAGAAATTATCCCGACTCCGATTATGCCGAAATAATCAGAAATCCTGATTACAACAAAGAACTTCTTGCTAAAAAGAATAAAGAGAATTTGCTTTATCAAGATGCCTTTAGAGCATACGAAGCTAAGCAGTATAAGCTATTAGAACTATACACAAATCAAGGATTGGTTAATTCCGACAATCCTGACCTAACCCCGCGTTTTATGTACCTTAATGCTGTGGCAAAAGGCGAGTTGCAGTCTGTAGACTCGCTTATAGCATCGTTTGAAAACTTGGTGAAAAAATATCCAACTCACCCTGTTGCTCAATTGGCAAGAGAAACATTGGAAATTCACAAAGGACCGCAAACAGCAACTACTGCACCCGAAACATCAAGCACCACACAACCCAGCGTTGCCCAAAGCGGTAGCCTATTGCAACCTGCATTCGGCTCAACTGCCGACACCACAGTGCCAAAAATTTATAAGGTCAATTTAGAGCAAACTCACTTCTACATCATTATAGCCGACGAAAATGTCGTAAATATTAACGCTCTAAAAAACAGAGTATCCGACTTTAACACCAAATCGTTCAGCAAATCAAGCCTTACAATAAACTCAATAGTTATAGATGGTGGTTATCATATGGTTACGGTTACAAGTTTTAGAAACTCCAAAGCTGCTATGGATTACTACCACGCAATTGGTCAAGACGACTACGTTATGGGAATGCTGAATAATACCAACAACCTGAAATTAGTTATATCAATGGAAAATTATCCTATTTTTTATCGAGAGAAGCAGTACAACGGCTATATGAACTTCTTTAAAAAATATTACAAACCATAA
- a CDS encoding TonB-dependent receptor: protein MKKIIVFILLFLPIVLLSQTLQIQGIITDSINKKPVPYSTIVIKNHNDSTITGTLSDEKGEFACSFNKPDNYKLVISNIGYKEKTVFFDDEKNSNKHDFGVIELSPIIYQLSETQVTASRPYMQQKFDRKVFSVGNIQAKSARTILDLLKTLPGVVVDEDGSVYFKGAEATIYVDDLLMKYVYPKLEMIPVDKVKKIELIDLAMNTGGDGRGGIINILMKTETVDGISGSVSSTINTQDFKKISSTKNYLNLNYKIKSLTFFINSSYDYNFNYTNSTTQKDINNQNGQNFQEFISYRQNINRLNYNNAGVYYKPSDNTTLYATYGLYFSKPDGNGNTAFREEKSANNLLLNKYDNNSNYTDKQDYNGFTISFKHKFDTLDTYFKSYVHINRYNGSSNNFSEYDFNHLNTQQIDSVYNFKNNGKFFSKNIYSNFFYNHSITPKTRFNISYNLYLSLQDSSANEHYIFDIISLPESQFAIYANQKHDLSFRFGTELKKWKLDGGIGLSCKKINGKYYRYNTDNSDTIIDLSKTYFRILPSFTFTYSINEKQDIKLTLSKTAEMPYFNDLCDFIDKKNIYYWQSGNSGLLPTDFYSVYLGYNYNTEKLNASVECFYNYTDNHSETVSIPVSSLIYISKPMNVAIKKNFGVDLAFWYKARQNLSFSLSSSIFNNYYNIKSLTDLAQEFELPFVNYEHSQYGYYIKGNIDYRIKNTYYLSFYARYNSKLTTYNGYYKPWLNSSAYVSRYFLKNKLFVSLGVSNVFDEMIGRGSTSEIFGVKTDYQYSGSAYKRTFYFSLRYNILHGDRGTRDYK, encoded by the coding sequence ATGAAAAAAATAATTGTTTTTATCTTATTGTTTCTGCCTATTGTATTATTATCTCAAACATTGCAAATACAAGGCATAATTACGGATAGCATTAACAAAAAACCTGTACCTTATTCCACAATCGTTATCAAAAATCATAACGATTCGACAATTACAGGGACGCTGAGTGATGAAAAAGGTGAGTTTGCTTGTTCTTTTAATAAGCCCGACAACTATAAACTAGTTATATCCAACATTGGTTATAAAGAAAAAACCGTATTTTTTGATGATGAAAAAAACTCCAACAAACACGATTTCGGTGTAATTGAGCTTTCGCCGATAATATATCAATTAAGCGAAACGCAAGTAACAGCTAGCAGACCGTACATGCAACAAAAATTCGACAGAAAAGTTTTCAGTGTAGGCAATATACAAGCAAAATCGGCAAGAACAATACTCGATTTGCTAAAAACATTGCCGGGTGTTGTTGTCGATGAAGATGGCTCGGTGTATTTTAAAGGTGCTGAAGCAACTATCTACGTTGATGACCTGCTGATGAAGTACGTTTATCCTAAATTGGAAATGATACCCGTCGATAAAGTAAAAAAAATAGAGTTAATCGACTTAGCAATGAATACCGGCGGAGACGGACGTGGAGGAATTATAAACATATTAATGAAAACCGAAACCGTCGATGGTATAAGCGGCTCTGTTTCTTCTACAATAAACACACAAGATTTTAAGAAAATTTCAAGTACGAAAAATTATCTCAACTTAAACTACAAAATAAAAAGTCTTACATTTTTTATAAATTCTTCTTACGATTACAACTTTAATTATACCAATTCGACCACTCAAAAAGATATAAATAATCAGAACGGACAAAATTTTCAGGAATTTATATCCTACCGTCAAAATATAAACAGACTAAACTACAATAATGCAGGTGTTTATTATAAACCTTCCGACAATACAACTTTATATGCCACATACGGTCTGTATTTCTCAAAACCCGACGGAAACGGCAATACTGCTTTTAGAGAAGAAAAGTCGGCAAACAACTTATTACTGAATAAATACGATAATAACAGCAACTACACCGATAAACAAGATTATAACGGATTTACAATTTCGTTCAAACATAAATTTGATACACTCGATACTTATTTTAAATCGTATGTACACATAAACAGGTATAACGGGTCAAGTAATAATTTTTCGGAATACGATTTTAATCATCTGAACACTCAACAAATCGACAGCGTATATAATTTTAAAAACAACGGTAAGTTTTTCTCTAAAAACATTTATTCAAACTTTTTTTACAATCATTCAATAACCCCAAAAACACGTTTTAACATTTCGTACAATCTGTATTTATCATTACAAGATTCTTCGGCTAACGAACATTATATTTTTGATATAATTTCATTGCCTGAAAGCCAATTTGCCATATATGCTAACCAAAAACACGATTTATCATTTCGCTTCGGGACGGAATTGAAAAAATGGAAACTTGACGGAGGCATTGGTTTAAGTTGTAAAAAAATAAACGGAAAATATTACAGATACAACACAGATAATTCGGATACTATAATCGATTTATCCAAGACTTATTTTCGCATTTTACCTTCATTCACATTTACATATAGCATTAACGAAAAACAAGATATAAAATTAACTTTGTCAAAGACTGCCGAAATGCCGTATTTTAATGATTTGTGCGATTTTATAGATAAGAAAAACATATATTATTGGCAGTCGGGTAATTCTGGTCTTTTACCCACCGATTTTTATTCCGTTTACTTAGGATATAACTACAATACCGAAAAATTAAACGCATCGGTAGAGTGTTTTTACAACTACACCGACAATCATTCCGAAACGGTTTCTATACCTGTAAGCTCACTAATTTATATTTCAAAACCCATGAATGTTGCAATTAAAAAGAATTTTGGCGTTGACCTTGCATTTTGGTACAAAGCGAGACAAAATTTAAGTTTTTCTTTATCGTCAAGTATCTTTAATAATTATTACAACATAAAATCGCTCACCGATTTAGCACAGGAATTTGAACTGCCTTTTGTCAACTACGAGCACAGTCAGTACGGTTATTACATTAAAGGTAACATCGATTACAGAATAAAAAACACTTATTATTTATCTTTCTACGCTCGCTACAATTCAAAGCTGACAACATATAACGGCTATTACAAACCGTGGCTTAATTCATCAGCTTACGTAAGCAGATACTTTTTGAAAAATAAATTATTTGTTTCGTTAGGCGTTTCAAACGTTTTTGACGAAATGATTGGTAGGGGCTCAACTTCCGAGATTTTTGGCGTAAAAACCGATTACCAATATTCTGGTTCGGCATATAAGCGAACATTTTACTTCTCGTTAAGGTATAATATTTTGCACGGTGACAGAGGAACAAGAGACTATAAATGA
- the lptC gene encoding LPS export ABC transporter periplasmic protein LptC, whose product MSANFNKSYGIMVAVLAATIFFSCKNDINTIIKITAQDSIPTISVDSIHIRETKNGKLSMELSGAQMLTFQSETNPYTELPKGFVVVTYDSLNSKETQIRAKYGISWENQKLMQAKGDVQINNYKKNIQLNTENLFWDQNKGTIYTDEFVKITEPDKIIMGRGMKADDHLNKWIIHNVTGSFYIDDK is encoded by the coding sequence ATGTCTGCAAATTTTAATAAATCATACGGAATTATGGTTGCTGTTTTGGCAGCAACCATATTTTTTTCGTGTAAAAACGATATAAATACTATTATTAAAATTACAGCACAAGACTCTATTCCCACCATCTCCGTCGATTCTATCCACATCAGAGAAACAAAAAACGGAAAACTGTCAATGGAGTTGTCGGGCGCACAAATGCTTACGTTTCAGTCGGAAACAAACCCTTATACCGAACTCCCCAAAGGCTTTGTTGTTGTTACCTACGATTCGCTTAACAGCAAAGAAACTCAAATTAGAGCCAAATACGGCATAAGCTGGGAAAACCAAAAACTTATGCAAGCCAAAGGCGACGTGCAAATTAATAACTACAAGAAAAATATTCAACTTAATACCGAAAATTTGTTTTGGGACCAAAATAAAGGAACCATATACACCGACGAATTTGTAAAAATTACCGAACCCGACAAAATTATTATGGGTAGAGGTATGAAAGCCGACGACCATCTTAACAAATGGATAATACATAATGTTACCGGCAGCTTTTATATTGATGATAAGTGA
- the folE gene encoding GTP cyclohydrolase I FolE: MDNYIRNNSIDSNGLYDPETIEKLSYHYKEIIRLIGEQPERDGLLLTPERTSKAIKFLTHGYELDPETILKSALFEEDYKQMVIVKDIEIYSLCEHHMLPFFGKAHVAYIPNGKIVGLSKIPRVVDALARRLQVQERLTRQIKEVIHKTLDPLGVAVVIEAQHMCMSMRGIQKQNSVTTTSDFTGVFMVEKTRSEFINLISNKLH, translated from the coding sequence ATGGACAACTACATAAGAAACAACAGCATAGATAGCAACGGCTTGTACGACCCCGAGACCATTGAAAAGCTATCGTACCACTATAAAGAAATAATACGATTAATAGGCGAACAGCCCGAAAGAGACGGTTTGTTGCTCACACCCGAAAGGACTTCAAAAGCAATAAAATTTCTAACTCACGGCTACGAACTTGACCCCGAAACAATTTTAAAATCGGCACTCTTTGAAGAAGACTACAAACAAATGGTTATAGTTAAAGATATCGAGATATACTCGTTGTGCGAACACCATATGCTGCCTTTTTTCGGAAAAGCTCACGTTGCCTACATTCCTAACGGAAAGATAGTAGGACTTAGTAAAATTCCACGTGTGGTAGATGCTTTGGCTCGCCGATTACAAGTTCAAGAACGACTTACAAGACAAATTAAAGAAGTTATTCACAAAACATTAGACCCACTTGGAGTTGCCGTAGTAATTGAAGCACAACACATGTGCATGAGTATGCGCGGCATTCAAAAACAAAATTCGGTAACCACAACTTCCGACTTTACAGGAGTATTTATGGTAGAAAAAACTCGCTCCGAATTTATTAACCTTATTTCCAACAAACTACACTAA
- a CDS encoding polymer-forming cytoskeletal protein yields the protein MSRKNTNTNEAEDRTLQSMNLVGKDTVIEGEIRTKGDLRIDGKINGEINSNGKVIVGVSGSIKGALNCRNAEILGTIEGNVSIEELINLRSTSVIEGDIFTNKLAIENGAIFNGRCSMGNSKKEPDNETKGQ from the coding sequence ATGAGCAGAAAAAACACTAATACTAATGAAGCTGAAGATAGGACGCTTCAGTCGATGAACCTTGTTGGCAAAGATACGGTAATTGAAGGCGAAATAAGAACCAAAGGCGACCTTAGGATAGATGGAAAAATAAATGGAGAAATTAACTCCAATGGCAAAGTGATAGTTGGAGTTAGTGGAAGTATTAAAGGTGCTTTGAATTGCAGAAATGCCGAAATTTTGGGTACTATAGAAGGTAACGTTTCTATTGAAGAGCTTATAAACTTGCGCTCGACGTCGGTTATTGAAGGCGATATTTTTACCAACAAACTCGCTATTGAAAACGGAGCCATATTCAACGGCAGATGCAGCATGGGTAATAGTAAAAAAGAGCCCGATAATGAAACAAAAGGACAGTAA
- a CDS encoding type III pantothenate kinase, with protein MSDSSKNIVIDIGNSYTKIAAYQNNILTDFNLFEDINLEKIKSFCKNYDKEFSCIVSYVKDYPKAVAKYLNDKYHVVNFNSDTPLPIKIQYSSPETLGLDRRAIAVGAAHRFPGNNLLNIDSGTALKYDFITAEGVYIGGAISPGILMRYKSLHYFTDKLPFIEYIGNTELIGNSTYNSITSGVLNGILREVEGTIKSYREMFDDVKIILSGGNYRFFDNNLNFKTFVAPNIILEGLNIILNYNLEIN; from the coding sequence ATGTCCGATAGTAGTAAAAACATAGTCATAGATATAGGAAACAGCTATACAAAAATAGCTGCGTACCAAAATAATATACTTACCGATTTCAACCTTTTTGAAGATATTAATCTTGAAAAGATAAAATCGTTTTGTAAAAACTACGACAAAGAGTTTTCCTGTATTGTTTCGTATGTTAAAGACTATCCAAAGGCAGTTGCTAAATACCTTAACGATAAATATCACGTTGTTAATTTCAACAGCGACACACCTTTACCAATAAAAATTCAATATAGCAGTCCCGAAACATTAGGATTAGACCGTAGAGCCATTGCCGTTGGTGCGGCTCATCGCTTTCCGGGCAACAACCTGCTCAACATCGATTCGGGTACGGCTCTAAAATACGATTTTATTACAGCCGAAGGCGTATACATTGGCGGAGCAATATCTCCCGGGATTTTAATGCGTTATAAATCATTGCATTATTTTACCGACAAATTACCGTTTATCGAATATATTGGCAATACCGAACTTATTGGAAACTCAACATACAACTCAATTACATCGGGAGTGCTAAACGGAATTTTACGCGAAGTTGAAGGCACTATTAAAAGCTACAGAGAAATGTTCGACGACGTTAAGATTATACTATCGGGCGGAAATTACAGATTTTTCGACAACAATCTTAATTTCAAAACCTTTGTCGCACCAAACATAATATTAGAAGGACTTAACATAATACTCAATTACAATCTTGAAATCAATTAA